Proteins found in one Serinicoccus marinus DSM 15273 genomic segment:
- a CDS encoding regulatory protein RecX — protein sequence MAGADRMSAAREALAAAEASASAYGLRSAGPGSRPPDPEGREEQSAEPDPHAVARKIVLRQLAMGPRTRRQLEDKLRGRDCDPQVAARVLDRMSEVGLVDDEAYAEMYVRSKQETKGLAATALRQELRQKGIADELVDATLQDIDPEQEKEQARALVSRRLRTMRGLDREVQTRRLAAFLGRKGYGAGVSYQVIREALDDLPEHGRD from the coding sequence ATGGCCGGCGCAGACAGGATGTCTGCGGCCCGGGAGGCGCTGGCGGCGGCGGAGGCCTCCGCCAGCGCCTACGGGCTCCGCTCCGCCGGGCCCGGGTCCCGGCCGCCAGACCCAGAAGGGCGCGAGGAGCAGTCGGCGGAGCCTGACCCGCACGCGGTGGCCCGCAAGATCGTGCTGCGCCAGCTCGCCATGGGTCCGCGCACCCGGCGCCAGCTCGAGGACAAGCTGCGCGGCCGCGACTGCGACCCGCAGGTCGCGGCCCGTGTGCTGGACCGCATGAGTGAGGTCGGCCTGGTCGACGACGAGGCCTACGCCGAGATGTATGTCCGCTCCAAGCAGGAGACCAAGGGGCTAGCCGCGACCGCCCTGCGTCAGGAGCTGCGGCAGAAGGGCATCGCCGACGAGCTCGTGGACGCGACGCTGCAGGACATCGACCCCGAGCAGGAGAAGGAGCAGGCACGGGCACTCGTCTCCCGCCGACTGCGCACGATGCGCGGGCTGGACCGCGAGGTCCAGACCCGCCGGCTGGCCGCCTTCCTCGGGCGCAAGGGCTACGGCGCCGGGGTGTCCTACCAGGTCATCCGGGAGGCGCTGGACGACCTGCCCGAGCACGGTCGGGACTGA